The following are encoded together in the Notolabrus celidotus isolate fNotCel1 chromosome 9, fNotCel1.pri, whole genome shotgun sequence genome:
- the LOC117819620 gene encoding protein shortage in chiasmata 1 ortholog isoform X2, whose product MSENDSCFSGKIFSANRYEAIEYVFEINTSHKIMMNLLALPTPYFASSSDLYPHSGKLPEVTYRTPWIRGKVISTCRLFVSGSVLDDLRVQMQPVNALERLNVALSEVRGDLEVIPSSHPDSLTDLDQDDVCLLKELQIADLCQESFNKCATDQMKPENDKVCDTDLVLPEDFLLVDYLPHFRRHLPTLKAILSRLRTLPVADPLLSSTGQPISEDTIFRHCAPYEIPPDVNTSDVQMRANIHEEFGKESLMQEESLLLPTVVDTLNLSREHCTNFSDVCGHMNVHPEQLDEQLSVLEVLHKVFLSGAPVSVDISQYEKPDELSKMTGGLVESKLDGRLTLPTELELDMTLTSTPDQTSQTRFCLSTCELQREELSPLSKCSLVSEETRRHMETALWKAEKHPTFVVGFLLAEPQHHAPPADFQPLSEALRVIKLENLNVVGCGDKPQLENRTRALHKNVCSNIEFMERMQTELPSTEQREMEDFKKLPTEHMEYQSILMNPTNKTQLPHLEKSETTTHDSKVTANNTPIQKLTFAYAPQSISLMDPVNKDNKYIQSAALNNIKDKVSPEKIAEVSALPSADKGIIRAGRDVRKTEQRPLTPQQAASSRLDIREDHRGLLGERRPPEKDVDPLSTFMMLRFQLKSLAAAEAQTSVCAPALKAEKQSPPDLQPLPDDMEGSDKRSTYMRSAVLGNASREQRAPFQLTGQLISQPVSQESRVVQVQATDSQQHAFFQLLAFAEPFLSSARQQGLNIPAWGDFSCLAPDQTHFLLRQQEKALGRTHAQSTELFRDQDLLFNQAALIHVLVTFKELLLKCDLSTALAYLTQAAEARAEQSLQQLLKRLQILLHLSHKKQEPNFKLLELQQLLAERLHSRKGQKILEKVLVMISVDSDENRSVIINCLSQVTGEAVTAVCPEENKTKLNGASVISSMCNCVCVVVCEQHVGPDFPWKCFSLVVEYDHPGQSPWATVCRERGVNHLTFNAIISHTETGEASWCLDDNVPYVLFVTEGLLDCPLLLQMLESGFNITVLERSLCPSLQMLGGTHQYAVITVNESTAIIVQEGDELCQEHASERVVMRLTALSLQYDCCWLILHCPDFQGGGLSSEAFNNLVLVYSSLVLFSMKSDDLDVKVLIVSKVVEVAKWISQICFHSLMASDRDPVNYLDRDWLTVLPSKEEKCLFQFPCINPLVSQLMLSRAPSFQWLLRASLTQLQELLPEVPHKVLKLFSDTSSLYTTTADSNQPESQKVTTEKKQHTRPPNSPWITTRSEHITTEPPAETPINPQFELPRSNTSFSFGEDCSFCEPDSMVQDGNTDFRLDLSSSISSPDFHPMRSWTNRDPWREEDRGRKEVEFSSWRGRAGAVGKAVERISTEWTPTKPDSPFKLDSMLTFSPFQQQPAAGHTTRNSTVCSDFQHPGSHCTLSDPSPPAEVTMWGRDQSSNSRETTTVSANYGSKCWLGQERKRSGEVAGLVGTVLTPLKKGRLSYENVPGRSDGQTRLKLF is encoded by the exons AT GTCAGAAAACGACAGCTGTTTTTCTGGTAAAATATTCTCTGCAAACAGATACGAAGCTATCGAATATGTTTTTGAG ATCAACACCAGTCATAAAATAATGATGAATTTACTGGCATTACCAACTCCTTACTTCGCCAGTAGCAGTGATCTGTATCCTCACAGTGGCAAACTGCCTGAAGTCACCTACAGGACACCGTGGATCAGAG GAAAAGTGatctccacctgcaggctcttcGTCAGTGGTTCTGTGCTGGATGACCTGAGAGTACAAATGCAACCAGTGAATGCACTAGAAAG ATTGAATGTGGCTCTGAGTGAGGTGAGAGGGGATTTAGAGGTGATACCCAGCTCTCATCCTGACTCACTGACAGATCTAGACCAGGATGATGTTTGCCTTTTGAAAGAGTTACAGATCGCTGATCTGTGCCAGGAATCATTTAACAAGTGCGCTACAGACCAGATGAAACCTGAAAATGACAAAG TTTGTGACACAGATCTTGTCCTGCCGGAAGACTTCCTGCTTGTTGATTACCTGCCACACTTTAGGAGACATCTACCCACACTGAAAGCCATACTGTCCCGACTGAGGACGCTGCCTGTGGCTGACCCTCTGCTGAGCTCAACGGGACAGCCTATCTCTGAGGACACCATATTCAG ACATTGTGCACCCTATGAAATACCTCCTGATGTAAACACAAGTGACGTTCAGATGCGTGCAAACATTCATGAGGAGTTCGGTAAAGAGTCATTGATGCAGGAAGAG TCTCTGCTGTTGCCAACTGTAGTGGACACACTGAATCTGAGCAGAGAACACTGCACCAATTTTTCAGATGTTTGTGGTCATATGAATGTGCACCCTGAACAGCTGGATGAGCAGCTTTCAGTCCTGGAGGTGCTTCATAAAG TTTTCCTGTCAGGTGCACCAGTATCAGTGGATATTTCCCAATATGAAAAACCAGATGAGTTAAGCAAGATGACTGGAGGCCTGGTGGAGTCAAAGCTGGATG GACGTTTGACGCTCCCCACTGAACTTGAACTGGACATGACTCTGACCTCGACTCCTGACCAAACCAGTCAAACTAGGTTCTGTCTGTCCACATGTGAACTCCAGAGAGAAGAGCTGTCCCCGCTCTCCAAATG ttctttgGTGTCAGAGGAAACTCGGAGACACATGGAGACGGCACTTTGGAAAGCAGAGAAACATCCAACCTTTGTGGTGGGCTTTCTGTTGGCAG AGCCCCAACATCATGCACCACCTGCTGATTTCCAGCCTCTGTCTGAAGCCTTGAGAGTCATCAAGTtagaaaatctaaatgttgttgGCTGTGGAGACAAACCGCAGTTGGAGAACAGAACGAGAGCCTTACACAAAAATGTATGCAGCAACATTGAGTTTATGGAGAGGATGCAGACCGAGCTCCCCtccacagagcagagggagatgGAAGACTTCAAAAAACTGCCAACAGAGCATATGGAGT ACCAATCCATCCTGATGAATCCAACAAACAAAACTCAGTTACCTCACCTGGAGAAATCAGAAACTACTACTCATGACTCTAAAGTTACTGCAAACAACACCCCTATACAAAAACTGACATTTGCTTATGCACCTCAGAGCATCTCCCTGATGGACCCTGTCAACAAAGACAACAAGTACATTCAATCTGCCGCTTTGAACAATATCAAAGACAAAGTTTCACCTGAGAAGATTGCAGAAGTTTCAGCCCTGCCTTCTGCTGATAAGGGGATCATCAGAGCTGGTAGAGATGTCAGGAAGACAGAACAGAGACCCCTCACTCCTCAGCAGGCTGCATCCTCCAGACTGGACATCAGAGAGGATCACAGAGGTCTGCTGGGTGAAAGGCGTCCCCCAGAGAAGGACGTAGACCCTCTGTCCACCTTCATGATGCTGAGGTTTCAGCTGAAATCTTTAGCAGCTGCGGAAGCTCAGACCTCAGTCTGCGCTCCAG CACTAAAGGCGGAGAAACAATCCCCACCTGATCTTCAGCCTCTTCCAGATGACATGGAGGGATCAGACAAGAGATCAACGTACATGCGCAGTGCTGTGTTAGGAAATGCttccagagagcagagagctccCTTTCAGTTGACAGGCCAACTCATCAGtcagcctgtcagtcaggaGAGCAGAGTAGTACAAGTCCAAGCTACAG ATAGCCAACAGCACGCCTTCTTCCAGCTGCTGGCCTTTGCTGAACCATTTTTGAGCTCGGCCAGGCAGCAGGGCCTCAACATCCCAGCGTGGGGAGACTTCAGCTGCCTGGCCCCCGACCAAACACACTTCCTCCTCAGACAGCAGGAGAAAGCACTCGGCAGGACTCATgcacagagcacagagctgtTCAGAG aTCAGGACCTGCTATTCAACCAGGCGGCTTTGATTCATGTGCTGGTGACATTCAAGGAGCTGCTTCTGAAGTGTGACCTTAGCACTGCACTGG CCTACCTGACCCAGGCAGCTGAGGCGCGTGCAGAGCagagtctgcagcagctgctcaagaggctgcagatcctcctcCATCTCAGTCACAAAAAACAGGAGCCCAACTTTAAActgctggagctgcagcagctgctggcTGAAAGGCTGCACAGCAGGAAGGGACAGAAAATCCTAGAAAAG GTTCTTGTCATGATATCAGTTGACTCTGATGAAAACAGATCTGTAATCATCAACTGCTTGAGCCAAGTTACTG GTGAGGCTGTAACTGCAGTTTGTCCTGAAGAGAACAAGACGAAACTGAATGGTGCCAGCGTCATCAGCAG CATgtgcaactgtgtgtgtgtggtggtgtgtgagCAGCACGTGGGCCCTGATTTCCCCTGGAAGTGTTTCTCTCTGGTGGTGGAGTACGATCACCCCGGCCAATCCCCGTGGGCAACAgtgtgcagagagaggggggtcaATCACCTCACTTTTAATGCAATCATCTCCCACACTG AGACAGGGGAAGCCTCGTGGTGCCTGGACGACAATGTGCCGTATGTGTTATTTGTGACTGAAGGGCTTCTCGActgtccactgctgctgcagaTGCTAGAGTCAGG GTTTAATATAACTGTTCTGGAGAGGAGCCTCTGTCCCTCCTTGCAGATGCTCGGAGGGACCCATCAGTACGCCGTGATCACAGTGAATGAAAGCACCGCCATCATCGTTCAG GAGGGGGATGAACTATGTCAGGAGCATGCCAGTGAGCGAGTAGTAATGagactgacagctctgtctcTGCAATATGACTGCTGTTGGCTCATCCTGCACTGCCCCGACTTCCAGGGAGGAGg ACTTTCTAGTGAAGCCTTCAACAACTTGGTGTTGGTGTATTCCTCTCTGGTGTTGTTCAGCATGAAGTCAGATGATCTAGATGTGAag GTGCTGATTGTGTCTAAGGTGGTGGAGGTAGCTAAATGGATCAGCCAAATCTGCTTCCACAGCCTGATGGCCAGTGACAGGGACCCTGTCAACTACCTGGACAGAGACTGGCTGACTGTGCTCCCCTCAAAG GaggaaaaatgtttatttcagttCCCGTGTATCAACCCTCTGGTCAGTCAGTTAATGCTGAGCAGAGCTCCGTCTTTCCAGTGGCTCCTCAGGGCCTCTCTGACgcagctgcaggagctgctCCCTGAGGTACCACATAAAGTACTCAAG CTGTTCAGTGACACCTCCTCCCTGTATACAACAACTGCAGACTCAAACCAGCCTGAGTCTCAAAAAGTcaccactgaaaaaaaacaacacacccGACCCCCAAACAGCCCCTGGATCACCACTAGATCTGAGCACATAACCACTGAGCCACCAGCAGAAACTCCCATCAACCCCCAGTTTGAACTTCCCCGTAGCAACACCAGCTTTTCGTTTGGAGAAGACTGCAGCTTCTGTGAACCAGACTCCATGGTTCAGGATGGCAACACAGATTTCAGACTTGACCTGAGTTCCTCCATCAGCAGCCCAGACTTTCATCCCATGAGGAGCTGGACCAACAGAGACccatggagagaggaggacagaggcagGAAGGAGGTGGAGTTTTCTAGCTGGAGAGGCAGAGCTGGAGCTGTGGGGAAAGCTGTAGAAAGGATAAGCACTGAGTGGACTCCAACAAAGCCTGATAGTCCTTTCAAGCTGGACTCCATGCTAACTTTCAGTCCATTCCAGCAGCAACCAGCTGCTGGTCACACGACCAGGAACTCAACAGTCTGCAGTGACTTCCAGCATCCAGGTAGCCACTGCACGTTGTCTGATCCAAGCCCCCCTGCAGAAGTGACGATGTGGGGTCGAGATCAAAGCAGCAACAGCAGAGAGACGACGACAGTGTCAGCTAACTACGGCTCCAAATGTTGGTTAGgacaagagaggaagaggagcgggGAGGTGGCAGGTTTGGTTGGGACAG TGTTGACTCCACTGAAGAAGGGACGGTTGAGCTATGAGAATGTTCCTGGCAGAAGTGACGGACAGACAAGGCTGAAATTATTTTAG
- the LOC117819620 gene encoding protein shortage in chiasmata 1 ortholog isoform X1, whose product MSENDSCFSGKIFSANRYEAIEYVFEINTSHKIMMNLLALPTPYFASSSDLYPHSGKLPEVTYRTPWIRGKVISTCRLFVSGSVLDDLRVQMQPVNALERLNVALSEVRGDLEVIPSSHPDSLTDLDQDDVCLLKELQIADLCQESFNKCATDQMKPENDKVCDTDLVLPEDFLLVDYLPHFRRHLPTLKAILSRLRTLPVADPLLSSTGQPISEDTIFRHCAPYEIPPDVNTSDVQMRANIHEEFGKESLMQEESLLLPTVVDTLNLSREHCTNFSDVCGHMNVHPEQLDEQLSVLEVLHKVFLSGAPVSVDISQYEKPDELSKMTGGLVESKLDGRLTLPTELELDMTLTSTPDQTSQTRFCLSTCELQREELSPLSKCSLVSEETRRHMETALWKAEKHPTFVVGFLLAEPQHHAPPADFQPLSEALRVIKLENLNVVGCGDKPQLENRTRALHKNVCSNIEFMERMQTELPSTEQREMEDFKKLPTEHMEFTDQSILMNPTNKTQLPHLEKSETTTHDSKVTANNTPIQKLTFAYAPQSISLMDPVNKDNKYIQSAALNNIKDKVSPEKIAEVSALPSADKGIIRAGRDVRKTEQRPLTPQQAASSRLDIREDHRGLLGERRPPEKDVDPLSTFMMLRFQLKSLAAAEAQTSVCAPALKAEKQSPPDLQPLPDDMEGSDKRSTYMRSAVLGNASREQRAPFQLTGQLISQPVSQESRVVQVQATDSQQHAFFQLLAFAEPFLSSARQQGLNIPAWGDFSCLAPDQTHFLLRQQEKALGRTHAQSTELFRDQDLLFNQAALIHVLVTFKELLLKCDLSTALAYLTQAAEARAEQSLQQLLKRLQILLHLSHKKQEPNFKLLELQQLLAERLHSRKGQKILEKVLVMISVDSDENRSVIINCLSQVTGEAVTAVCPEENKTKLNGASVISSMCNCVCVVVCEQHVGPDFPWKCFSLVVEYDHPGQSPWATVCRERGVNHLTFNAIISHTETGEASWCLDDNVPYVLFVTEGLLDCPLLLQMLESGFNITVLERSLCPSLQMLGGTHQYAVITVNESTAIIVQEGDELCQEHASERVVMRLTALSLQYDCCWLILHCPDFQGGGLSSEAFNNLVLVYSSLVLFSMKSDDLDVKVLIVSKVVEVAKWISQICFHSLMASDRDPVNYLDRDWLTVLPSKEEKCLFQFPCINPLVSQLMLSRAPSFQWLLRASLTQLQELLPEVPHKVLKLFSDTSSLYTTTADSNQPESQKVTTEKKQHTRPPNSPWITTRSEHITTEPPAETPINPQFELPRSNTSFSFGEDCSFCEPDSMVQDGNTDFRLDLSSSISSPDFHPMRSWTNRDPWREEDRGRKEVEFSSWRGRAGAVGKAVERISTEWTPTKPDSPFKLDSMLTFSPFQQQPAAGHTTRNSTVCSDFQHPGSHCTLSDPSPPAEVTMWGRDQSSNSRETTTVSANYGSKCWLGQERKRSGEVAGLVGTVLTPLKKGRLSYENVPGRSDGQTRLKLF is encoded by the exons AT GTCAGAAAACGACAGCTGTTTTTCTGGTAAAATATTCTCTGCAAACAGATACGAAGCTATCGAATATGTTTTTGAG ATCAACACCAGTCATAAAATAATGATGAATTTACTGGCATTACCAACTCCTTACTTCGCCAGTAGCAGTGATCTGTATCCTCACAGTGGCAAACTGCCTGAAGTCACCTACAGGACACCGTGGATCAGAG GAAAAGTGatctccacctgcaggctcttcGTCAGTGGTTCTGTGCTGGATGACCTGAGAGTACAAATGCAACCAGTGAATGCACTAGAAAG ATTGAATGTGGCTCTGAGTGAGGTGAGAGGGGATTTAGAGGTGATACCCAGCTCTCATCCTGACTCACTGACAGATCTAGACCAGGATGATGTTTGCCTTTTGAAAGAGTTACAGATCGCTGATCTGTGCCAGGAATCATTTAACAAGTGCGCTACAGACCAGATGAAACCTGAAAATGACAAAG TTTGTGACACAGATCTTGTCCTGCCGGAAGACTTCCTGCTTGTTGATTACCTGCCACACTTTAGGAGACATCTACCCACACTGAAAGCCATACTGTCCCGACTGAGGACGCTGCCTGTGGCTGACCCTCTGCTGAGCTCAACGGGACAGCCTATCTCTGAGGACACCATATTCAG ACATTGTGCACCCTATGAAATACCTCCTGATGTAAACACAAGTGACGTTCAGATGCGTGCAAACATTCATGAGGAGTTCGGTAAAGAGTCATTGATGCAGGAAGAG TCTCTGCTGTTGCCAACTGTAGTGGACACACTGAATCTGAGCAGAGAACACTGCACCAATTTTTCAGATGTTTGTGGTCATATGAATGTGCACCCTGAACAGCTGGATGAGCAGCTTTCAGTCCTGGAGGTGCTTCATAAAG TTTTCCTGTCAGGTGCACCAGTATCAGTGGATATTTCCCAATATGAAAAACCAGATGAGTTAAGCAAGATGACTGGAGGCCTGGTGGAGTCAAAGCTGGATG GACGTTTGACGCTCCCCACTGAACTTGAACTGGACATGACTCTGACCTCGACTCCTGACCAAACCAGTCAAACTAGGTTCTGTCTGTCCACATGTGAACTCCAGAGAGAAGAGCTGTCCCCGCTCTCCAAATG ttctttgGTGTCAGAGGAAACTCGGAGACACATGGAGACGGCACTTTGGAAAGCAGAGAAACATCCAACCTTTGTGGTGGGCTTTCTGTTGGCAG AGCCCCAACATCATGCACCACCTGCTGATTTCCAGCCTCTGTCTGAAGCCTTGAGAGTCATCAAGTtagaaaatctaaatgttgttgGCTGTGGAGACAAACCGCAGTTGGAGAACAGAACGAGAGCCTTACACAAAAATGTATGCAGCAACATTGAGTTTATGGAGAGGATGCAGACCGAGCTCCCCtccacagagcagagggagatgGAAGACTTCAAAAAACTGCCAACAGAGCATATGGAGT TCACAGACCAATCCATCCTGATGAATCCAACAAACAAAACTCAGTTACCTCACCTGGAGAAATCAGAAACTACTACTCATGACTCTAAAGTTACTGCAAACAACACCCCTATACAAAAACTGACATTTGCTTATGCACCTCAGAGCATCTCCCTGATGGACCCTGTCAACAAAGACAACAAGTACATTCAATCTGCCGCTTTGAACAATATCAAAGACAAAGTTTCACCTGAGAAGATTGCAGAAGTTTCAGCCCTGCCTTCTGCTGATAAGGGGATCATCAGAGCTGGTAGAGATGTCAGGAAGACAGAACAGAGACCCCTCACTCCTCAGCAGGCTGCATCCTCCAGACTGGACATCAGAGAGGATCACAGAGGTCTGCTGGGTGAAAGGCGTCCCCCAGAGAAGGACGTAGACCCTCTGTCCACCTTCATGATGCTGAGGTTTCAGCTGAAATCTTTAGCAGCTGCGGAAGCTCAGACCTCAGTCTGCGCTCCAG CACTAAAGGCGGAGAAACAATCCCCACCTGATCTTCAGCCTCTTCCAGATGACATGGAGGGATCAGACAAGAGATCAACGTACATGCGCAGTGCTGTGTTAGGAAATGCttccagagagcagagagctccCTTTCAGTTGACAGGCCAACTCATCAGtcagcctgtcagtcaggaGAGCAGAGTAGTACAAGTCCAAGCTACAG ATAGCCAACAGCACGCCTTCTTCCAGCTGCTGGCCTTTGCTGAACCATTTTTGAGCTCGGCCAGGCAGCAGGGCCTCAACATCCCAGCGTGGGGAGACTTCAGCTGCCTGGCCCCCGACCAAACACACTTCCTCCTCAGACAGCAGGAGAAAGCACTCGGCAGGACTCATgcacagagcacagagctgtTCAGAG aTCAGGACCTGCTATTCAACCAGGCGGCTTTGATTCATGTGCTGGTGACATTCAAGGAGCTGCTTCTGAAGTGTGACCTTAGCACTGCACTGG CCTACCTGACCCAGGCAGCTGAGGCGCGTGCAGAGCagagtctgcagcagctgctcaagaggctgcagatcctcctcCATCTCAGTCACAAAAAACAGGAGCCCAACTTTAAActgctggagctgcagcagctgctggcTGAAAGGCTGCACAGCAGGAAGGGACAGAAAATCCTAGAAAAG GTTCTTGTCATGATATCAGTTGACTCTGATGAAAACAGATCTGTAATCATCAACTGCTTGAGCCAAGTTACTG GTGAGGCTGTAACTGCAGTTTGTCCTGAAGAGAACAAGACGAAACTGAATGGTGCCAGCGTCATCAGCAG CATgtgcaactgtgtgtgtgtggtggtgtgtgagCAGCACGTGGGCCCTGATTTCCCCTGGAAGTGTTTCTCTCTGGTGGTGGAGTACGATCACCCCGGCCAATCCCCGTGGGCAACAgtgtgcagagagaggggggtcaATCACCTCACTTTTAATGCAATCATCTCCCACACTG AGACAGGGGAAGCCTCGTGGTGCCTGGACGACAATGTGCCGTATGTGTTATTTGTGACTGAAGGGCTTCTCGActgtccactgctgctgcagaTGCTAGAGTCAGG GTTTAATATAACTGTTCTGGAGAGGAGCCTCTGTCCCTCCTTGCAGATGCTCGGAGGGACCCATCAGTACGCCGTGATCACAGTGAATGAAAGCACCGCCATCATCGTTCAG GAGGGGGATGAACTATGTCAGGAGCATGCCAGTGAGCGAGTAGTAATGagactgacagctctgtctcTGCAATATGACTGCTGTTGGCTCATCCTGCACTGCCCCGACTTCCAGGGAGGAGg ACTTTCTAGTGAAGCCTTCAACAACTTGGTGTTGGTGTATTCCTCTCTGGTGTTGTTCAGCATGAAGTCAGATGATCTAGATGTGAag GTGCTGATTGTGTCTAAGGTGGTGGAGGTAGCTAAATGGATCAGCCAAATCTGCTTCCACAGCCTGATGGCCAGTGACAGGGACCCTGTCAACTACCTGGACAGAGACTGGCTGACTGTGCTCCCCTCAAAG GaggaaaaatgtttatttcagttCCCGTGTATCAACCCTCTGGTCAGTCAGTTAATGCTGAGCAGAGCTCCGTCTTTCCAGTGGCTCCTCAGGGCCTCTCTGACgcagctgcaggagctgctCCCTGAGGTACCACATAAAGTACTCAAG CTGTTCAGTGACACCTCCTCCCTGTATACAACAACTGCAGACTCAAACCAGCCTGAGTCTCAAAAAGTcaccactgaaaaaaaacaacacacccGACCCCCAAACAGCCCCTGGATCACCACTAGATCTGAGCACATAACCACTGAGCCACCAGCAGAAACTCCCATCAACCCCCAGTTTGAACTTCCCCGTAGCAACACCAGCTTTTCGTTTGGAGAAGACTGCAGCTTCTGTGAACCAGACTCCATGGTTCAGGATGGCAACACAGATTTCAGACTTGACCTGAGTTCCTCCATCAGCAGCCCAGACTTTCATCCCATGAGGAGCTGGACCAACAGAGACccatggagagaggaggacagaggcagGAAGGAGGTGGAGTTTTCTAGCTGGAGAGGCAGAGCTGGAGCTGTGGGGAAAGCTGTAGAAAGGATAAGCACTGAGTGGACTCCAACAAAGCCTGATAGTCCTTTCAAGCTGGACTCCATGCTAACTTTCAGTCCATTCCAGCAGCAACCAGCTGCTGGTCACACGACCAGGAACTCAACAGTCTGCAGTGACTTCCAGCATCCAGGTAGCCACTGCACGTTGTCTGATCCAAGCCCCCCTGCAGAAGTGACGATGTGGGGTCGAGATCAAAGCAGCAACAGCAGAGAGACGACGACAGTGTCAGCTAACTACGGCTCCAAATGTTGGTTAGgacaagagaggaagaggagcgggGAGGTGGCAGGTTTGGTTGGGACAG TGTTGACTCCACTGAAGAAGGGACGGTTGAGCTATGAGAATGTTCCTGGCAGAAGTGACGGACAGACAAGGCTGAAATTATTTTAG